The following proteins are encoded in a genomic region of Enterocloster clostridioformis:
- a CDS encoding DUF2079 domain-containing protein: MIKTMEQWLTGKRLLIILTIAAAVWFSFTAVMTVLRYRLNYAPAYDFGIFSQMYYYMDKCLSPLTTCERDGLLSHFAVHLSPVFYVLLPFYKLVPRPETLLVLQSLVVISGMVPLCLLTRAFGFTRPQTLCFGLMYCLYPAFMGGCFYDFHENKFLAVIILWCMYFLETGHFKSMLASAALLLMVKEDAPVYAACIGLYLFLWKKQYRLGAVVFLASCAYFCIAIWYINRFGEGAMINRFDNFISDKRLGLVSMFKTILVNPAYVLSQIAVKDKILFFLEMLLPLGFLPLMTKDWQKWTLLIPFVLINLMSNYKYQHSIYFQYTYGSGALLIYLALVNFRDMKHTFGHRRKNRTGYDGRLPGSACACGLLCGLVLIGGVMYSKSNYASLFQRHHEEAAQARSILDQIPQDASVKSSTFFLPQLSMRDEVYLLTSSHPADYMVVDLRKGYEKDLEQILADCQEHGYEPAGTVDGYVALLKQDVESKGGLARSHKQLFHAAPSQDRQKLLPDPHDVHGSGYYPDKPSA, encoded by the coding sequence ATGATAAAAACCATGGAACAATGGCTGACCGGAAAAAGACTGCTGATAATCCTCACCATCGCGGCGGCTGTCTGGTTTTCGTTCACCGCCGTCATGACAGTGCTGCGGTACCGGCTGAATTACGCGCCGGCTTATGATTTCGGAATTTTTTCACAGATGTATTACTATATGGATAAATGCCTGTCTCCTCTGACCACCTGTGAGCGCGACGGGCTTTTATCCCATTTTGCGGTCCATCTCTCACCTGTCTTTTACGTACTGCTGCCCTTTTACAAATTAGTCCCCCGGCCGGAAACCCTGTTGGTGCTCCAGTCCCTCGTTGTCATAAGCGGAATGGTTCCCTTATGTCTTTTGACCAGGGCATTTGGATTCACCCGCCCGCAAACCTTGTGTTTCGGTCTTATGTACTGCCTTTATCCGGCTTTTATGGGCGGATGTTTTTATGATTTCCACGAAAACAAATTCCTGGCCGTCATCATTCTCTGGTGCATGTACTTTCTGGAAACAGGTCATTTTAAATCCATGCTGGCCTCTGCCGCCCTTCTCCTTATGGTGAAGGAGGACGCGCCTGTCTATGCGGCCTGTATCGGACTTTACCTGTTCCTGTGGAAAAAACAGTACCGCCTGGGAGCCGTTGTCTTTCTGGCGTCATGCGCATATTTCTGTATTGCTATCTGGTATATCAACCGTTTTGGGGAGGGAGCCATGATTAACAGGTTTGACAATTTCATATCGGACAAGCGCCTTGGCTTAGTCAGCATGTTTAAGACCATCCTGGTCAATCCGGCCTATGTGCTGTCCCAGATTGCGGTGAAGGACAAAATCCTGTTTTTCCTTGAAATGCTCCTTCCGCTGGGTTTCCTTCCACTCATGACAAAAGACTGGCAGAAATGGACCCTGCTCATCCCCTTTGTACTCATCAACCTGATGTCCAATTATAAATACCAGCACTCCATCTACTTTCAGTATACCTACGGTTCCGGAGCCCTGCTCATTTATCTGGCATTGGTGAATTTCCGGGATATGAAGCATACCTTCGGCCACAGGCGCAAAAACCGTACAGGATATGACGGCCGGCTTCCGGGCTCCGCCTGCGCCTGCGGCCTGCTATGCGGCCTCGTCCTCATAGGAGGCGTGATGTACAGCAAGTCAAATTATGCCAGCCTGTTTCAGCGCCATCACGAGGAGGCCGCCCAGGCCAGGAGCATTCTGGATCAGATTCCCCAGGATGCCTCTGTAAAGTCCTCCACCTTCTTCCTTCCCCAGCTTTCCATGCGGGATGAAGTCTACCTGCTCACAAGCAGTCATCCGGCTGACTATATGGTGGTGGACCTGAGAAAGGGTTATGAAAAGGACCTGGAACAGATTTTGGCCGACTGCCAGGAACATGGGTATGAGCCGGCAGGAACCGTGGACGGCTATGTGGCCCTGCTAAAGCAGGATGTGGAATCCAAGGGCGGCCTGGCACGCAGCCATAAGCAGCTGTTTCACGCCGCCCCCAGCCAGGACCGGCAAAAGCTCCTGCCAGACCCTCATGATGTTCATGGGTCCGGATATTATCCGGATAAACCGTCTGCCTGA
- the pepT gene encoding peptidase T, whose product MAEISEVTARLLDYVSYDTQSEDDRESVPSTKKQFELAHKLVGELKELGASQVRMSEQGYVYACIPSNLEEGKTSPALGFIAHMDTAPSFSGKDVKPQFIRDYDGQDICLNREQDIWMRTADFPVLKEYEGKTLITTDGTTLLGADDKAGIAEIMTMAAYFLRHPEVKHGTICIGFTPDEEVGRGADGFDVEGFGADVAYTVDGGALGELEYENFNAASGRVTVHGANIHPGTAKGRMRNALLMAMEFQSLLPADENPMYTEGYEGFYHLDRMTGCVEETRMDYIIRDHDRVKFEHKKELFAQAAGFLNRKYGSGTVEAVVKDSYYNMKEKIEPHMDLIDKARASMEKLGIRPIVVPIRGGTDGARLSYMGLPCPNLCTGGHNFHGKYEFIPVQSMEKITELLIEISRSFAETITEDAAGPCLSDAPAL is encoded by the coding sequence GTGGCAGAAATATCGGAGGTTACAGCGAGATTGCTGGATTACGTTTCATACGATACTCAGTCAGAGGATGACAGGGAGTCCGTTCCCAGCACAAAGAAGCAGTTTGAACTGGCGCATAAGCTGGTCGGGGAGCTTAAGGAGCTGGGGGCATCCCAGGTGAGGATGAGTGAACAGGGGTATGTATATGCATGTATTCCGTCCAATCTGGAGGAGGGAAAGACATCTCCGGCCCTGGGCTTTATCGCCCATATGGACACGGCTCCCTCCTTTTCCGGAAAGGATGTAAAGCCGCAGTTCATCCGGGACTACGACGGACAGGACATCTGCCTGAACAGGGAACAGGACATATGGATGAGGACAGCGGATTTTCCTGTTTTAAAGGAATATGAGGGCAAGACCCTGATTACCACGGATGGGACCACTCTGCTGGGAGCGGATGATAAGGCAGGTATCGCTGAAATCATGACCATGGCAGCTTATTTTCTCAGGCATCCGGAAGTAAAGCACGGGACGATCTGTATCGGCTTCACGCCGGACGAGGAGGTGGGCCGGGGAGCCGACGGCTTTGATGTGGAAGGCTTTGGGGCTGATGTGGCTTACACTGTGGACGGCGGAGCGCTGGGAGAGCTGGAGTACGAAAACTTTAATGCTGCGTCCGGCAGGGTGACGGTCCATGGTGCCAATATCCATCCGGGCACGGCCAAGGGGCGTATGAGAAATGCCCTTCTCATGGCAATGGAATTCCAGTCGCTGCTTCCGGCAGATGAGAATCCTATGTATACGGAAGGGTATGAGGGCTTTTACCATCTGGACAGGATGACCGGCTGTGTGGAGGAGACCAGGATGGATTATATCATCAGGGACCATGACAGGGTGAAGTTTGAGCACAAGAAGGAACTGTTTGCCCAGGCAGCCGGATTCCTGAACCGGAAATATGGTTCCGGAACCGTGGAGGCTGTGGTAAAGGACTCCTATTATAACATGAAAGAGAAGATTGAGCCCCACATGGACCTGATTGATAAGGCCAGGGCATCCATGGAGAAGCTGGGTATCCGGCCAATCGTGGTACCGATCCGGGGAGGCACGGACGGCGCCAGACTGTCATATATGGGGCTGCCCTGTCCGAACCTGTGTACAGGAGGACATAATTTCCATGGAAAGTATGAATTCATTCCGGTACAGTCCATGGAGAAGATAACAGAACTCCTTATAGAGATTTCCAGGTCTTTTGCGGAAACAATTACCGAAGACGCAGCAGGTCCCTGTCTTTCGGATGCACCAGCACTTTAA
- the hisIE gene encoding bifunctional phosphoribosyl-AMP cyclohydrolase/phosphoribosyl-ATP diphosphatase HisIE yields MTDCKKLIMGFGYRNGKAFSWNGKLEYEGRLKDLARTACDNGADEIFICDRSFSDEDHEAVIGAIKETARTVDEPILAGGRIRRLEDVKKYLYAGASAVFLDVSYEDNVDMMKEAADRFGSEKIYAYMPDLSYLNRVEEYIQLGASMMICRASGPVPTLAELGEIGEISCTSLIFCGGHESVQEMAGDLKLSLGCPQVEGAVLTLAEDDLDKVMELKQILKGAGIVTDTFESSLEWKNFKLGGDGLIPVIVQDYKTMEVLMMAYMNEESFQATLASGRMTYFSRSRQKLWLKGETSGHFQYVKSLKIDCDNDTILAAVKQVGAACHTGNRSCFFTTLAEKEYKETNPLKVFEEVFGVILDRKEHPKEGSYTNYLFDKGIDKILKKLGEEATEIVIAAKNPNPEEIKYEISDFLYHMMVLMADRGITWEEITEELANR; encoded by the coding sequence ATGACTGATTGCAAGAAGCTGATTATGGGATTTGGTTACAGGAACGGAAAGGCATTTTCCTGGAACGGAAAGCTTGAGTATGAGGGCAGGCTTAAGGACCTTGCCAGGACAGCCTGTGACAACGGGGCGGATGAAATATTTATCTGCGACCGTTCTTTTTCAGATGAGGACCACGAGGCTGTCATAGGCGCTATCAAGGAAACAGCCCGCACCGTGGATGAGCCCATACTGGCGGGAGGACGGATCAGGCGCCTGGAGGATGTGAAAAAGTACCTGTATGCAGGAGCCAGCGCCGTATTCTTGGATGTGAGCTATGAAGACAATGTGGATATGATGAAGGAGGCGGCAGACCGGTTTGGCAGTGAAAAGATATATGCCTACATGCCGGACCTGTCCTATCTGAACCGTGTGGAGGAGTATATTCAGCTGGGGGCGTCCATGATGATATGCAGGGCATCCGGTCCTGTCCCGACCCTGGCTGAGCTGGGGGAGATCGGTGAGATATCCTGCACAAGCCTTATATTCTGCGGAGGTCATGAAAGCGTCCAGGAAATGGCCGGGGATTTAAAGCTGAGCCTGGGGTGTCCCCAGGTGGAAGGCGCTGTCCTGACTCTGGCGGAGGATGACCTGGACAAGGTGATGGAGCTGAAGCAGATTTTAAAAGGCGCGGGTATTGTCACGGATACCTTTGAGAGCTCTTTGGAATGGAAGAATTTCAAGCTGGGAGGTGACGGTCTTATCCCTGTCATTGTCCAGGATTATAAGACGATGGAGGTGCTGATGATGGCCTACATGAATGAGGAATCATTCCAGGCCACACTGGCGTCCGGCAGGATGACCTATTTCAGCAGGAGCAGGCAGAAGCTGTGGCTTAAGGGTGAGACCAGCGGTCACTTCCAGTATGTAAAATCCCTGAAGATTGACTGTGACAATGACACCATATTGGCGGCGGTGAAGCAGGTGGGAGCTGCCTGCCATACAGGAAACAGGTCCTGTTTCTTTACCACGCTGGCGGAGAAGGAATACAAGGAAACAAATCCCCTGAAGGTATTTGAGGAGGTGTTTGGGGTCATACTGGACCGTAAGGAGCATCCAAAGGAAGGCTCTTACACCAACTATCTGTTTGACAAGGGAATTGACAAGATACTCAAGAAGCTGGGAGAGGAGGCCACTGAAATCGTCATAGCGGCCAAGAATCCCAACCCGGAGGAAATCAAATATGAGATTTCGGATTTTCTCTACCACATGATGGTGCTCATGGCGGACCGCGGCATTACATGGGAGGAAATCACGGAGGAGCTGGCAAACCGGTAG
- the hisA gene encoding 1-(5-phosphoribosyl)-5-[(5-phosphoribosylamino)methylideneamino]imidazole-4-carboxamide isomerase, translated as MQLYPAIDMKNGQCVRLRQGAFKDITIYSDAPEKVVAHWQEKGASFLHLVDLDGALAGYSVNEEVIRRIADTVSIPIEIGGGIRSGEAVERMLGLGVRRVIIGTKAVEHPEFLRDMVRTFGEEAIVAGVDAKDGMVAVEGWEKVSSLTARDLCLTMKEYGVRHIVYTDISRDGMLSGPNVEATRKLTEETGLDIIASGGVSCMEDLKCLHEAGIRGAVIGKALYENRIDLAEAVRLYEA; from the coding sequence ATGCAGCTATATCCGGCAATTGATATGAAGAACGGACAGTGTGTCCGGTTGAGGCAGGGAGCGTTTAAGGATATCACCATATACTCGGACGCCCCGGAAAAGGTGGTTGCCCACTGGCAGGAAAAAGGGGCGTCCTTCCTGCATCTGGTGGACTTAGACGGTGCCCTGGCAGGGTATTCTGTCAATGAGGAGGTCATACGCAGGATTGCGGACACGGTTTCCATACCGATTGAGATTGGCGGCGGCATCCGTTCCGGAGAGGCGGTGGAGCGTATGCTGGGGCTGGGGGTCAGGCGTGTCATCATCGGAACCAAGGCAGTGGAACATCCGGAATTCCTCAGGGATATGGTAAGAACGTTCGGCGAGGAGGCCATTGTGGCAGGCGTGGACGCGAAGGACGGCATGGTGGCAGTGGAGGGATGGGAGAAAGTCAGCTCCCTTACCGCCCGGGACCTGTGTCTTACCATGAAGGAATATGGTGTCAGGCACATTGTCTATACCGACATATCCAGGGACGGAATGCTGTCCGGCCCTAATGTGGAGGCCACAAGGAAGCTTACAGAGGAGACAGGACTTGACATCATAGCCTCCGGCGGGGTATCCTGTATGGAGGATTTAAAATGCCTGCATGAGGCGGGTATCAGGGGAGCTGTCATCGGTAAGGCCCTTTATGAGAACAGGATTGACCTTGCCGAGGCTGTGAGGCTTTATGAGGCTTAA